In the Mytilus galloprovincialis chromosome 10, xbMytGall1.hap1.1, whole genome shotgun sequence genome, one interval contains:
- the LOC143048208 gene encoding uncharacterized protein LOC143048208: MPTSSQALILLSTDGQLPRYISTRKFPVSSIPYPLQSLDINAVSKDYEESLSDFEPPFYDKKRHTRIQLESITESLPELLSVRGYRGSLSYDPETKVIKWQVNTELPKETMFPQLTFKTNQLVNFVRDDQNATSLPHIDVDRPFRIPNLAGTGGVRDDPDILAQKTEDLRQYFSLPKIYKATVDSETYKRLCDLGFRKPSYGDVKKEKNNNGKEARVRHVEFIEIPSETCDTDGTEDKDFRIEDLNLNPDSARMAKMKLSSSSQFPNLSKNEHFKKFFAERDTFINTHDYENGDHHSRMHAHKHPEHHFKDHMRKRHKLKLSEATLFPDSEMYITRTSKRSDVGESDSEKETLRQPLSLLDDVKEMSNYNKWKKARITSIRLRKEAPPPQPLAICFSLPDNAKPHQHVKSLVESQTGTPVVQLQFDPVAVHAIDRDAKSRWVVTLSDYESRDLLVECGLIVNGEKIEVRRYDDVTRDEVQAYKIFELIQKGRSQNEMNQPKLKRRKSRAR; this comes from the exons ATGCCGACATCAAGTCAAGCCTTAATTTTGTTGTCGACTGATGGACAACTTCCAAGGTACATTTCGACTAGAAAGTTTCCTGTGTCATCCATTCCGTATCCATTACAGAGCTTGGACATAAATGCCGTTTCCAAAGATTATGAAGAAAGTCTTTCGGATTTTGAGCCTCCgttttatgacaaaaaaagaCATACAAGAATTCAACTAGAATCCATTACTGAGAGTCTTCCGGAACTTTTATCAGTACGTGGATATCGTGGTTCTTTGTCGTATGATCCAGAGACCAAAGTTATTAAATGGCAAGTCAATACCGAATTGCCGAAAGAAACAATGTTCCCTCAACTTACGTTTAAAACTAATCAACTTGTCAATTTTGTTAGAGATGACCAAAATGCCACATCCTTACCGCATATCGATGTTGATCGTCCATTTAGAATACCGAATTTGGCGGGAACTGGTGGCGTACGAGACGATCCCGACATTCTTGCACAAAAGACAGAAGATCTACGTCAGTATTTTTCGCTCCCCAAAATATATAAAGCCACTGTAGATTCAGAAACATACAAACGTCTTTGTGATCTTGGGTTTCGGAAACCCAGTTATGGCGatgttaaaaaggaaaaaaataataatggaaAAGAAGCCAGAGTGCGTCATGTAGAATTTATAGAGATCCCTTCGGAAACTTGTGATACGGATGGCACAGAAGACAAAGACTTCCGAATAGAAGATCTCAATCTAAACCCGGATAGTGCACGTATGGCTAAAATGAAATTGTCAAGCTCCAGTCAATTTCCAAACCTTTCTAAAAACGAGCATTTTAAAAAGTTCTTTGCAGAAAGGGACACGTTCATCAATACACACGATTATGAGAATGGGGACCATCATTCACGCATGCATGCGCACAAGCATCCAGAACATCATTTTAAGGATCATATGCGGAAGCGGCATAAACTAAAGTTGAGCGAGGCCACATTATTTCCCGATTCAGAAATGTATATAACGAG AACCAGTAAAAGAAGCGATGTCGGCGAATCTGATTCAGAGAAAGAAACTCTAAGACAACCTTTATCACTTCTTGATGACGTCAAAGAGATGTCAAACTACAACAAATGGAAAAAAGCGAGAATAACCTCTATTCGACTAAGGAAGGAAGCACCTCCGCCGCAACCTTTAGCTATATGCTTTTCGTTACCGGACAACGCTAAGCCACATCAACATGTTAAATCTCTAGTTGAATCGCAAACTGGAACTCCAGTTGTACAATTACAGTTTGATCCAGTTGCTGTTCATGCAATTGATAGAGATGCTAAAAGTCGTTGGGTAGTAACATTAAGTGACTATGAAAGTCGGGATTTACTTGTGGAATGTGGACTTATTGTGAACGGTGAAAAAATTGAGGTTCGTAGGTATGATGACGTCACTAGGGATGAAGTTCAAGCTTACAAGATTTTTGAATTGATTCAGAAAGGTCGTTCCCAAAACGAAATGAATCAACCAAAGCTGAAAAGGAGAAAATCACGTGCGAGATAA
- the LOC143048207 gene encoding uncharacterized protein LOC143048207 isoform X2: protein MSKLSVHVNVYMDYLLYIYIFSLMFIGVASKDTLSYSVSDVDDSSVSPIQFNNATSSSQSKVENLSMTENTINATLTTATESITITDFTTTALLTTIHESNVLNNASLTVSPSNGIVSNFLSSTDAVSLFPSTDLETGSDLYGSESIYDTNIYLPSASENDNYSVTVSTVTVEANVSLTSENQMPSVFLTAFLSNITSTVTATISETSDTNTVIPTIESSSITKTIVEPSSTVDSLPTVTSITQTLNDNSSQLHTTEYQSTQTDFPKPLITTTSTEMDSTLSFPVTTFTMQTTSTLQGDSFETIFSSATHSFTITDTVSPETNTNSVISSTNISAPITTSIAASMATNISASLPTSISASLPTSISASLSASISASSTIFMSSTDISSSKTSVLPTASSSTIISTESTTQMIKNEDQQSQPLPAIIGGVIGFVLTIVLISSVMLYLWRRQLSCFSGKPMRKSTNGEDNVAFVEEELADVRRNRPVKLSDMSSHFEQLSADSNLLFSQEFQDLNMLSPEFPTTDAELQETRLKNRYTNILPFDKTRVKLLPFEDEPGSDYINANYALGFTSAREYIAAQGPLASTINDFWRMIWEQNASIIVMLTQCVERGRKKCEQYWPMLNESLYYGDIVVQLDSESHLPDFILRTFSLRVGDLERKVRHYYYLLWPDMGTPACTNYMIRFVSTIRCDVRPDMTGPIVVHCSAGVGRTGTFITLDTLIRKIQNGDDSIDIFRHILQLRHCRLNMVQTESQYIYIHECIRDFMRPVAESVNGHNTEQLYENTSMF from the exons ATGTCGAAATTAtctgtacatgtaaatgtatatatggATTATTTActatacatttacattttttctcTAATG ttcATCGGTGTAGCTTCAAAAGATACGTTGTCATATTCAGTATCTGATGTGGATGATTCTTCTGTGTCCCCCATCCAGTTCAACAACGCTACCAGTTCATCTcaatcaaaagttgaaaatttaTCCATGACTGAAAATACGATAAATGCAACTTTAACAACTGCAACAGAATCAATAACAATCACTGATTTTACTACGACTGCTTTACTTACAACAATTCATGAATCAAATGTGTTAAATAATGCATCTTTGACTGTTAGTCCGTCAAATGGCATTGTATCAAATTTTTTAAGCAGCACTGACGCAGTATCTCTCTTTCCAAGCACTGACCTTGAGACTGGATCAGATTTGTATGGAAGTGAATCCATCTACGATACAAACATTTATTTGCCATCAGCTTCTGAAAATGATAATTATTCTGTTACCGTTTCGACCGTTACTGTAGAAGCAAATGTCTCATTAACTAGCGAAAACCAAATGCCTTCAGTGTTTTTAACTGCCTTCTTAAGTAACATCACATCAACCGTAACTGCAACTATTTCAGAAACATCCGATACAAATACTGTAATTCCTACGATCGAATCGTCTTCTATAACCAAAACTATTGTAGAACCGTCGTCTACTGTCGATAGTTTACCAACGGTCACAAGTATCACACAAACTTTAAATGACAATTCTTCTCAATTACATACAACAGAATATCAATCAACTCAAACTGATTTTCCAAAACCATTAATAACAACAACCTCAACTGAAATGGATTCCACATTAAGTTTTCCAGTAACAACGTTCACAATGCAGACTACCTCAACACTTCAAGGAGATTCTTTTGAAACAATATTTAGCAGTGCAACTCATTCCTTTACAATAACCGACACTGTTAGTCCCGAAACAAATACCAATTCGGTTATTTCGTCGACCAATATTTCAGCTCCTATAACGACTAGTATTGCCGCGTCTATGGCGACCAATATCTCAGCTTCTTTGCCGACTAGTATTTCAGCTTCTTTGCCGACTAGTATTTCAGCTTCTTTGTCGGCTAGTATTTCAGCTTCTTCAACAATTTTTATGTCATCTACTGACATATCGTCGTCAAAGACATCTGTTCTACCAACAGCATCATCTTCAACCATCATATCAACAGAATCGACTACACAGATGATTA AAAACGAAGATCAGCAATCACAGCCTTTACCGGCCATTATTGGTGGTGTGATAGGGTTTGTTCTGACAATAGTACTGATTAGTAGTGTTATGCTGTATTTATGGAGAAGACAACTGTC TTGCTTTAGTGGTAAACCAATGAGAAAGTCTACCAATGGAGAAGACAATGTAGCGTTTGTAGAAGAAGAATTAGCTGATGTACGACGAAATCG aCCAGTTAAATTGTCCGACATGAGCTCGCATTTTGAACAATTGTCAGCTGATTCTAACTTACTATTTTCCCAAGAGTTTCAG GATCTTAATATGTTAAGTCCTGAATTTCCCACAACAGACGCTGAACTTCAGGAGACCAGACTGAAAAACAGATATACTAATATACTGCCGT TCGATAAGACACGTGTAAAGCTGTTACCATTTGAGGATGAACCTGGGTCCGATTATATAAATGCGAACTATGCACTG GGATTCACATCCGCTAGGGAATACATAGCAGCACAAGGACCATTAGCGTCAACAATTAATGATTTCTGGAGAATGATATGGGAACAGAATGCTAGCATTATAGTCATGTTAACACAATGTGTTGAAAGAGGAAGg AAAAAATGCGAGCAGTATTGGCCTATGCTCAATGAGTCGTTATACTATGGTGATATAGTAGTACAGCTTGATAGTGAATCTCATTTACCGGATTTCATCCTTAGAACATTTAGTTTGAGAGTG GGCGATTTAGAGAGAAAAGTTCGgcattattattatttactatGGCCAGACATGGGTACACCAGCCTGTACTAATTATATGATTAGATTTGTATCTACAATAAGATGTGACGTACGACCGGATATGACTGGTCCTATCGTTGTGCACTGCAG TGCTGGTGTTGGTCGAACAGGAACCTTCATTACCCTAGACACGTTAATTAGGAAGATACAGAATGGGGACGATAGTATAGATATATTTAGACATATCTTACAATTACGACATTGTCGACTTAACATGGTACAAACAgag AGTCAGTATATATACATCCATGAGTGCATTCGGGACTTCATGCGTCCTGTTGCAGAGAGTGTGAACGGTCACAATACTGAAC AACTGTATGAAAATACATCGATGTTTTGA
- the LOC143048207 gene encoding uncharacterized protein LOC143048207 isoform X1, with the protein MSKLSVHVNVYMDYLLYIYIFSLMFIGVASKDTLSYSVSDVDDSSVSPIQFNNATSSSQSKVENLSMTENTINATLTTATESITITDFTTTALLTTIHESNVLNNASLTVSPSNGIVSNFLSSTDAVSLFPSTDLETGSDLYGSESIYDTNIYLPSASENDNYSVTVSTVTVEANVSLTSENQMPSVFLTAFLSNITSTVTATISETSDTNTVIPTIESSSITKTIVEPSSTVDSLPTVTSITQTLNDNSSQLHTTEYQSTQTDFPKPLITTTSTEMDSTLSFPVTTFTMQTTSTLQGDSFETIFSSATHSFTITDTVSPETNTNSVISSTNISAPITTSIAASMATNISASLPTSISASLPTSISASLSASISASSTIFMSSTDISSSKTSVLPTASSSTIISTESTTQMIKNEDQQSQPLPAIIGGVIGFVLTIVLISSVMLYLWRRQLSCFSGKPMRKSTNGEDNVAFVEEELADVRRNRPVKLSDMSSHFEQLSADSNLLFSQEFQDLNMLSPEFPTTDAELQETRLKNRYTNILPFDKTRVKLLPFEDEPGSDYINANYALGFTSAREYIAAQGPLASTINDFWRMIWEQNASIIVMLTQCVERGRKKCEQYWPMLNESLYYGDIVVQLDSESHLPDFILRTFSLRVGDLERKVRHYYYLLWPDMGTPACTNYMIRFVSTIRCDVRPDMTGPIVVHCSAGVGRTGTFITLDTLIRKIQNGDDSIDIFRHILQLRHCRLNMVQTEVILFLKSQYIYIHECIRDFMRPVAESVNGHNTEQLYENTSMF; encoded by the exons ATGTCGAAATTAtctgtacatgtaaatgtatatatggATTATTTActatacatttacattttttctcTAATG ttcATCGGTGTAGCTTCAAAAGATACGTTGTCATATTCAGTATCTGATGTGGATGATTCTTCTGTGTCCCCCATCCAGTTCAACAACGCTACCAGTTCATCTcaatcaaaagttgaaaatttaTCCATGACTGAAAATACGATAAATGCAACTTTAACAACTGCAACAGAATCAATAACAATCACTGATTTTACTACGACTGCTTTACTTACAACAATTCATGAATCAAATGTGTTAAATAATGCATCTTTGACTGTTAGTCCGTCAAATGGCATTGTATCAAATTTTTTAAGCAGCACTGACGCAGTATCTCTCTTTCCAAGCACTGACCTTGAGACTGGATCAGATTTGTATGGAAGTGAATCCATCTACGATACAAACATTTATTTGCCATCAGCTTCTGAAAATGATAATTATTCTGTTACCGTTTCGACCGTTACTGTAGAAGCAAATGTCTCATTAACTAGCGAAAACCAAATGCCTTCAGTGTTTTTAACTGCCTTCTTAAGTAACATCACATCAACCGTAACTGCAACTATTTCAGAAACATCCGATACAAATACTGTAATTCCTACGATCGAATCGTCTTCTATAACCAAAACTATTGTAGAACCGTCGTCTACTGTCGATAGTTTACCAACGGTCACAAGTATCACACAAACTTTAAATGACAATTCTTCTCAATTACATACAACAGAATATCAATCAACTCAAACTGATTTTCCAAAACCATTAATAACAACAACCTCAACTGAAATGGATTCCACATTAAGTTTTCCAGTAACAACGTTCACAATGCAGACTACCTCAACACTTCAAGGAGATTCTTTTGAAACAATATTTAGCAGTGCAACTCATTCCTTTACAATAACCGACACTGTTAGTCCCGAAACAAATACCAATTCGGTTATTTCGTCGACCAATATTTCAGCTCCTATAACGACTAGTATTGCCGCGTCTATGGCGACCAATATCTCAGCTTCTTTGCCGACTAGTATTTCAGCTTCTTTGCCGACTAGTATTTCAGCTTCTTTGTCGGCTAGTATTTCAGCTTCTTCAACAATTTTTATGTCATCTACTGACATATCGTCGTCAAAGACATCTGTTCTACCAACAGCATCATCTTCAACCATCATATCAACAGAATCGACTACACAGATGATTA AAAACGAAGATCAGCAATCACAGCCTTTACCGGCCATTATTGGTGGTGTGATAGGGTTTGTTCTGACAATAGTACTGATTAGTAGTGTTATGCTGTATTTATGGAGAAGACAACTGTC TTGCTTTAGTGGTAAACCAATGAGAAAGTCTACCAATGGAGAAGACAATGTAGCGTTTGTAGAAGAAGAATTAGCTGATGTACGACGAAATCG aCCAGTTAAATTGTCCGACATGAGCTCGCATTTTGAACAATTGTCAGCTGATTCTAACTTACTATTTTCCCAAGAGTTTCAG GATCTTAATATGTTAAGTCCTGAATTTCCCACAACAGACGCTGAACTTCAGGAGACCAGACTGAAAAACAGATATACTAATATACTGCCGT TCGATAAGACACGTGTAAAGCTGTTACCATTTGAGGATGAACCTGGGTCCGATTATATAAATGCGAACTATGCACTG GGATTCACATCCGCTAGGGAATACATAGCAGCACAAGGACCATTAGCGTCAACAATTAATGATTTCTGGAGAATGATATGGGAACAGAATGCTAGCATTATAGTCATGTTAACACAATGTGTTGAAAGAGGAAGg AAAAAATGCGAGCAGTATTGGCCTATGCTCAATGAGTCGTTATACTATGGTGATATAGTAGTACAGCTTGATAGTGAATCTCATTTACCGGATTTCATCCTTAGAACATTTAGTTTGAGAGTG GGCGATTTAGAGAGAAAAGTTCGgcattattattatttactatGGCCAGACATGGGTACACCAGCCTGTACTAATTATATGATTAGATTTGTATCTACAATAAGATGTGACGTACGACCGGATATGACTGGTCCTATCGTTGTGCACTGCAG TGCTGGTGTTGGTCGAACAGGAACCTTCATTACCCTAGACACGTTAATTAGGAAGATACAGAATGGGGACGATAGTATAGATATATTTAGACATATCTTACAATTACGACATTGTCGACTTAACATGGTACAAACAgaggtaattttgtttttaaag AGTCAGTATATATACATCCATGAGTGCATTCGGGACTTCATGCGTCCTGTTGCAGAGAGTGTGAACGGTCACAATACTGAAC AACTGTATGAAAATACATCGATGTTTTGA